In the genome of Streptomyces pactum, one region contains:
- a CDS encoding metal-sulfur cluster assembly factor yields MTDSTDTTTAAETPATAAVGTTPATEDEVREALYDVVDPELGIDVVNLGLIYGIHIDDANIATIDMTLTSAACPLTDVIEDQAKSATEGIVNELRINWVWMPPWGPDKITDEGREQLRALGFNV; encoded by the coding sequence ATGACCGACAGCACCGACACCACCACCGCCGCGGAGACGCCGGCGACCGCCGCCGTGGGCACCACGCCCGCCACGGAGGACGAGGTCCGGGAGGCGCTGTACGACGTCGTCGACCCCGAGCTGGGCATCGACGTGGTCAACCTGGGCCTGATCTACGGCATTCACATCGACGACGCCAACATCGCCACCATCGACATGACGCTGACCTCCGCGGCCTGCCCGCTGACCGACGTCATCGAGGACCAGGCGAAGTCGGCCACCGAGGGCATCGTCAACGAGCTGCGGATCAACTGGGTCTGGATGCCCCCGTGGGGCCCCGACAAGATCACCGACGAGGGCCGGGAGCAGCTCCGCGCCCTCGGGTTCAACGTCTGA
- the dapD gene encoding 2,3,4,5-tetrahydropyridine-2,6-dicarboxylate N-succinyltransferase has product MTDAVTTPNPRTTGAVAAGLATVAADGTVLDTWFPAPELVAEPGPAGTERLSAERAAELLGEAAPRALGADPRRGVEVVAVRTVIAALDDKPLDAHDVYLRLHLLSHRLVRPHGQNLDGVFGLLANVAWTNLGPVAVDQVERVRLAARAEGLQLNVTSVDKFPRMTDYVTPAGVRIGDADRVRLGAHLAAGTTVMHEGFVNFNAGTLGTSMVEGRISAGVVVGDGSDIGGGASIMGTLSGGGKQTISIGERCLLGAEAGIGISLGDECIVEAGLYVTAGTRISLPDGQVVKAMELSGADNLLFRRNSTTGTVEALPRTGSWGGLNAVLHSND; this is encoded by the coding sequence ATGACCGACGCAGTAACCACCCCGAACCCCCGCACCACCGGCGCCGTCGCCGCCGGCCTCGCCACCGTCGCCGCCGACGGCACCGTCCTGGACACCTGGTTCCCCGCCCCCGAGCTGGTCGCCGAGCCCGGCCCGGCCGGCACCGAGCGGCTCTCCGCCGAGCGCGCCGCCGAACTCCTGGGCGAGGCCGCGCCGCGCGCCCTGGGCGCCGACCCCCGCCGCGGGGTCGAGGTGGTGGCCGTCCGCACGGTCATCGCCGCCCTGGACGACAAGCCGCTCGACGCCCACGACGTGTACCTGCGGCTGCACCTCCTCTCGCACCGCCTGGTGCGCCCGCACGGCCAGAACCTCGACGGCGTCTTCGGCCTCCTCGCCAACGTCGCCTGGACCAACCTCGGTCCGGTCGCGGTGGACCAGGTGGAGCGGGTCCGGCTCGCCGCCCGTGCCGAGGGCCTCCAGCTCAACGTCACCAGCGTGGACAAGTTCCCGCGGATGACCGACTACGTCACCCCGGCCGGGGTGCGCATCGGCGACGCGGACCGGGTCCGGCTGGGCGCCCACCTCGCCGCCGGCACCACCGTCATGCACGAGGGCTTCGTCAACTTCAACGCCGGGACGCTGGGCACCTCCATGGTCGAGGGGCGGATCAGTGCCGGTGTGGTGGTCGGCGACGGCTCCGACATCGGCGGCGGTGCCTCGATCATGGGCACCCTCTCCGGCGGCGGCAAGCAGACCATCTCCATCGGCGAGCGCTGCCTGCTCGGCGCCGAGGCCGGCATCGGCATCTCGCTGGGCGACGAGTGCATCGTCGAGGCCGGGCTGTACGTCACCGCCGGCACCCGCATCTCGCTCCCGGACGGCCAGGTCGTCAAGGCGATGGAGCTGTCCGGCGCGGACAACCTGCTGTTCCGCCGCAACTCCACCACCGGGACCGTCGAGGCGCTGCCGCGCACCGGCTCCTGGGGCGGGCTCAACGCGGTGCTGCACAGCAACGACTGA
- a CDS encoding alkaline phosphatase PhoX, with protein MPLSRRDFAKHSAYTGAGVALAGSAGVLATAPGAIAAGHEGPSNARGGHPIGYGELLPDPDGILALPAGFRYRIVTRTGVTTLESGGTTPSNHDGTAAFAGPRGTTLLVNNHELKGPRSKWQHPVPLVEGLVYDPAAAGGCTVVEVSKHGDHVAEWVGIAGTSTNCAGGTTPWGTWLTCEENSDRAGQNGMTKDHGYVFEVDPHDRRANLDPRPVKALGRYDHEAVVVDPRRGHLYLTEDASNPNGLLYRWTPPSGFEHGRGRLRGLADDAGVLQAARCFDSGGRFVDDLSRATRTGTVYGVDWADVPDRDARTEPVRKQFGPGEVTRGRKLEGMWWADGGAYIVSSYARQESPGAQHDGQVWFYDPKRRTLTLKVLLGVNTDPAADGALDGPDNITVSPYGGLIIAEDGEGVQHLFGATDDGRTYPIARNELNIGTAEEPEYSEFAGVVFSPDGRTLYASIQTPGIMVAITGPWRRHHAHR; from the coding sequence ATGCCGCTCAGCCGTAGAGATTTCGCCAAGCACTCCGCGTACACCGGGGCCGGGGTGGCCCTCGCCGGCAGCGCCGGGGTGCTCGCCACCGCGCCCGGCGCGATCGCCGCCGGCCACGAGGGACCGTCGAACGCGCGCGGCGGCCACCCGATCGGCTACGGCGAACTCCTCCCGGACCCCGACGGCATCCTGGCGCTGCCGGCCGGCTTCCGCTACCGGATCGTGACCCGCACCGGCGTCACCACCCTGGAGTCCGGCGGGACCACCCCCTCCAACCACGACGGCACCGCCGCCTTCGCGGGCCCCCGCGGCACCACGCTGCTGGTCAACAACCACGAGCTGAAGGGCCCGCGGTCGAAGTGGCAGCACCCGGTGCCGCTGGTCGAGGGCCTGGTCTACGACCCGGCCGCGGCCGGCGGCTGCACCGTGGTGGAGGTCTCCAAGCACGGCGACCACGTCGCCGAGTGGGTCGGCATCGCCGGCACCTCCACCAACTGCGCGGGCGGCACCACCCCCTGGGGCACCTGGCTGACCTGCGAGGAGAACTCCGACCGGGCCGGGCAGAACGGCATGACCAAGGACCACGGCTACGTCTTCGAGGTCGACCCGCACGACCGCCGCGCCAACCTCGACCCCAGGCCCGTCAAGGCGCTCGGCCGCTACGACCACGAGGCGGTGGTGGTGGACCCCCGCCGCGGCCACCTCTACCTCACCGAGGACGCGTCCAACCCCAACGGGCTGCTCTACCGCTGGACCCCGCCGTCCGGCTTCGAGCACGGCCGCGGCCGGCTGCGCGGGCTCGCCGACGACGCGGGCGTGCTCCAGGCAGCCCGGTGCTTCGACTCCGGCGGCCGGTTCGTGGACGACCTCTCCCGGGCCACCCGTACCGGCACCGTCTACGGCGTGGACTGGGCGGACGTCCCGGACCGCGACGCCCGCACGGAGCCGGTGCGCAAGCAGTTCGGACCCGGCGAGGTCACCCGCGGCCGCAAGCTGGAGGGCATGTGGTGGGCCGACGGCGGCGCGTACATCGTCTCCAGCTACGCCCGCCAGGAGAGCCCGGGAGCGCAGCACGACGGCCAGGTCTGGTTCTACGACCCCAAGCGCCGCACCCTCACCCTCAAGGTGCTGCTCGGCGTCAACACCGACCCCGCGGCGGACGGCGCGCTGGACGGCCCGGACAACATCACCGTCTCCCCGTACGGCGGCCTGATCATCGCCGAGGACGGGGAGGGCGTGCAGCACCTGTTCGGCGCCACCGACGACGGCCGTACGTACCCGATCGCGCGCAACGAGCTGAACATCGGCACCGCCGAGGAACCGGAGTACAGCGAGTTCGCCGGGGTCGTCTTCTCCCCCGACGGCCGGACCCTGTACGCCAGCATCCAGACCCCCGGCATCATGGTCGCGATCACCGGGCCCTGGCGCCGCCACCACGCGCACCGCTGA
- a CDS encoding SigE family RNA polymerase sigma factor: MDAEAEEEFREFVEARSPELLRLAVLLSGGDRHAAEDLLQSALIKVAARWHRIEDPEPYVRQVLYRQQIGRWRLRWRQREVTVAAPPERGTGDASGGTELRVLMRAALSRLTPRQRTVLVLRYFEDLPETEVARLLGCSVGTVRSTTHRSLAKLRGIAPELEALRTGPDRPTSDLRPVEVAP; this comes from the coding sequence ATGGATGCCGAAGCCGAGGAAGAGTTCCGGGAGTTCGTGGAGGCGAGGTCGCCGGAACTGCTGAGACTCGCCGTCCTGCTCAGCGGCGGTGACCGGCACGCCGCCGAGGACCTGTTGCAGAGCGCGCTGATCAAGGTGGCCGCCCGCTGGCACCGGATCGAGGACCCCGAGCCGTACGTCCGCCAGGTGCTGTACCGCCAGCAGATCGGCCGGTGGCGGCTGCGCTGGCGCCAGCGGGAGGTCACCGTCGCGGCCCCGCCGGAGCGCGGCACCGGTGACGCGTCCGGTGGTACGGAGCTGCGCGTCCTGATGCGCGCGGCGCTGTCCCGGCTGACCCCGCGCCAGCGGACCGTGCTGGTGCTGCGGTACTTCGAGGACCTGCCGGAGACCGAGGTCGCCCGGCTGCTCGGCTGCTCGGTGGGCACCGTGCGCAGCACCACCCACCGGTCGCTGGCCAAACTGCGCGGCATCGCCCCCGAGCTGGAGGCACTGCGCACCGGACCCGACCGCCCCACCTCTGACCTGCGGCCCGTGGAGGTAGCCCCGTGA
- the sufU gene encoding Fe-S cluster assembly sulfur transfer protein SufU — MKLDSMYQDVILDHYKHPHGRGLREGDAEVHHVNPTCGDEITLRVRLAGETIADVSYEGNGCSISQASASVLNELLVGKELADARRIQETFLELMQSKGKIEPDDAMEEVLEDAVAFAGVSKYPARVKCALLSWMAWKDATAQALDETAARKTG, encoded by the coding sequence GTGAAGCTGGATTCCATGTACCAGGACGTCATCCTGGACCACTACAAGCACCCGCACGGCCGCGGGCTGCGCGAGGGTGACGCCGAGGTCCACCACGTCAATCCGACGTGCGGCGACGAGATCACCCTGCGGGTCCGGCTCGCCGGTGAGACCATCGCCGATGTGAGCTACGAGGGCAACGGCTGCTCCATCAGCCAGGCCAGCGCCTCGGTCCTCAACGAGCTGCTGGTCGGCAAGGAGCTGGCCGACGCCCGCCGCATCCAGGAGACCTTCCTGGAGCTCATGCAGTCCAAGGGCAAGATCGAGCCGGACGACGCGATGGAAGAGGTGCTGGAGGACGCGGTGGCGTTCGCCGGTGTCTCCAAGTATCCGGCGCGCGTGAAGTGCGCGCTGCTGAGCTGGATGGCCTGGAAGGACGCCACCGCCCAGGCCCTGGACGAGACCGCTGCGAGGAAGACCGGATGA
- the sufC gene encoding Fe-S cluster assembly ATPase SufC has translation MATLEIHDLHVSVEAENGPREILRGVDLTVKQGETHAIMGPNGSGKSTLAYSLAGHPKYTVTGGTVTLDGEDVLEMSVDERARAGVFLAMQYPVEVPGVSVSNFLRTSATAIRGEAPKLRTWVKEVKEAMERLHMDPSFAERNVNEGFSGGEKKRHEILQLELLKPKIAILDETDSGLDVDALRIVSEGVNRVRETGEVGTLLITHYTRILRYIKPDHVHVFAGGRIAESGGPELADKLEAEGYEAYVKGGATV, from the coding sequence ATGGCAACGCTTGAGATCCACGACCTGCACGTCTCCGTCGAGGCCGAGAACGGACCCCGCGAGATCCTGCGCGGCGTCGATTTGACCGTGAAGCAGGGCGAGACCCACGCCATCATGGGCCCGAACGGCTCCGGCAAGTCCACGTTGGCGTACTCCCTCGCCGGTCACCCCAAGTACACCGTCACCGGCGGCACCGTGACCCTGGACGGCGAGGACGTCCTGGAGATGTCCGTGGACGAACGCGCCCGGGCCGGCGTCTTCCTCGCCATGCAGTACCCCGTCGAGGTGCCCGGCGTCTCCGTCTCCAACTTCCTGCGCACCTCCGCCACCGCGATCCGCGGCGAGGCGCCCAAGCTGCGCACCTGGGTGAAGGAGGTCAAGGAGGCCATGGAGCGCCTCCACATGGACCCCTCCTTCGCCGAGCGGAACGTCAACGAGGGCTTCTCCGGCGGTGAGAAGAAGCGCCACGAGATCCTCCAGCTGGAGCTGCTGAAGCCGAAGATCGCGATCCTCGACGAGACCGACTCCGGCCTGGACGTGGACGCGCTGCGCATCGTCTCCGAGGGCGTCAACCGCGTCCGCGAGACCGGTGAGGTCGGCACCCTGCTGATCACCCACTACACGCGCATCCTGCGGTACATCAAGCCCGACCACGTCCACGTGTTCGCGGGCGGCCGGATCGCCGAGTCCGGCGGACCGGAGCTGGCGGACAAGCTGGAGGCCGAGGGCTACGAGGCGTATGTGAAGGGCGGCGCGACCGTATGA
- a CDS encoding endonuclease/exonuclease/phosphatase family protein, with translation MSARALRRSAAVTAVIASALTAGLLAVPQSASASEIRIHDIQGDTRVSPLAGRQVSQVPGVVTGVRAFGSARGFWIQDTRPDRDPATSEGVFVFTGSTTPSVAVGDAVEVSGTVTEYYPGGVDAGLQSVTEITKATWTVLSPGNPLPAAFVLSPSSVPGRYAPDAGGGSIEGLRLRPHSYALDRYESVEGMVVAVRNAPVTGATSEHKELWVTAEPHHNRTAGGGVLYSSYRDPNPGRVKVASLIPYAQTPFPVADVGDELTGTTEGPLDYDNYGGYEIQATRLGELTDGGRGRETTRPQAADELAVATYNVENLSARTSQAKFDRLAQALVTHLASPDIVALEEVQDDNGTTNDAVTGADATLKKLTDAIVAAGGPAYRWRQIDPVDDQDGGQPGGNIRVAFLYNPERVSFTDVPGGDATTAVRAVERDGELGLSASPGRIEPADSAWTDSRKPLVGQFSFRGRPVFVIANHFNSKGGDQGLDSRFQQPARGSEKQRGAQAKLVNTFVKELLAIDPRADVVVAGDLNDYEFSPALRTLTDGGVLTDLVRRLPRQERYGYVYNGNSQVLDHVLTSRHVRQVEYDIVHINAEFADQASDHDPQVARIKP, from the coding sequence ATGTCCGCCCGCGCCTTGCGCCGATCCGCCGCCGTCACCGCCGTCATCGCCTCGGCGCTCACGGCCGGCCTGCTCGCCGTCCCGCAGTCCGCCTCCGCGTCCGAGATCCGTATCCACGACATCCAGGGCGACACCCGGGTGTCCCCGCTCGCCGGCCGGCAGGTCTCCCAGGTGCCCGGCGTCGTGACCGGCGTCCGGGCCTTCGGCTCCGCGCGCGGTTTCTGGATACAGGACACCCGGCCCGACCGGGACCCGGCGACCAGCGAGGGCGTCTTCGTCTTCACCGGCTCCACCACCCCGTCGGTCGCCGTCGGGGACGCGGTGGAGGTCTCCGGTACCGTCACCGAGTACTACCCGGGCGGCGTGGACGCCGGGCTCCAGTCCGTCACCGAGATCACCAAGGCCACCTGGACGGTGCTCTCCCCGGGCAACCCCCTCCCGGCCGCCTTCGTCCTGAGCCCCTCGTCGGTGCCGGGCCGGTACGCCCCGGACGCCGGCGGCGGCAGCATCGAGGGCCTCCGGCTGCGTCCGCACTCCTACGCCCTGGACCGCTACGAGTCGGTGGAGGGCATGGTGGTCGCGGTACGGAACGCCCCGGTCACCGGCGCCACCAGCGAACACAAGGAGCTGTGGGTCACCGCCGAGCCGCACCACAACCGCACCGCCGGCGGCGGGGTGCTCTACTCCTCCTACCGGGACCCCAACCCGGGCCGGGTGAAGGTGGCCTCGCTCATCCCGTACGCCCAGACCCCGTTCCCGGTGGCGGACGTCGGTGACGAGCTGACCGGCACCACCGAGGGCCCGCTGGACTACGACAACTACGGCGGCTACGAGATCCAGGCCACCCGGCTCGGCGAGCTGACCGACGGCGGGCGGGGGCGGGAGACCACCCGTCCGCAGGCGGCCGACGAACTCGCGGTGGCCACCTACAACGTGGAGAACCTCTCCGCCCGTACCTCGCAGGCCAAGTTCGACCGGCTGGCGCAGGCCCTGGTGACCCACCTGGCCTCCCCCGACATCGTGGCGCTGGAGGAGGTCCAGGACGACAACGGGACCACCAACGACGCGGTGACCGGCGCCGACGCCACGCTGAAGAAGCTCACCGACGCCATCGTCGCCGCCGGCGGCCCCGCCTACCGGTGGCGGCAGATCGACCCGGTGGACGACCAGGACGGCGGGCAGCCCGGCGGCAACATCCGGGTGGCCTTCCTCTACAACCCCGAGCGGGTGTCCTTCACCGACGTCCCCGGCGGTGACGCCACCACCGCGGTGCGGGCCGTGGAGCGTGACGGCGAACTCGGCCTGTCCGCTTCCCCCGGCCGCATCGAGCCGGCCGACAGCGCCTGGACCGACAGCCGCAAGCCGCTGGTGGGGCAGTTCTCCTTCCGCGGCCGACCGGTCTTCGTGATCGCCAACCACTTCAACTCCAAGGGCGGCGACCAGGGCCTGGACAGCCGCTTCCAGCAGCCGGCGCGCGGCTCGGAGAAGCAGCGCGGCGCGCAGGCGAAGCTGGTCAACACCTTCGTCAAGGAACTGCTCGCGATCGACCCGCGGGCCGACGTGGTGGTCGCCGGCGACCTCAACGACTACGAGTTCTCCCCGGCGCTGCGCACGCTGACCGACGGCGGGGTGCTCACCGACCTGGTCCGGCGACTGCCGCGCCAGGAGCGCTACGGGTACGTCTACAACGGCAACTCGCAGGTGCTGGACCACGTGCTGACCAGCCGCCACGTGCGCCAGGTCGAGTACGACATCGTGCACATCAACGCCGAGTTCGCCGACCAGGCCAGCGACCACGACCCGCAGGTCGCGCGCATCAAGCCGTAA
- a CDS encoding cysteine desulfurase has translation MTQLPGLLDTEAIRKDFPILDRVIHDGKKLVYLDNAATSQKPRQVLDVLNEHYERHNANVHRGVHVLAEEATALYEGARDKIAAFVNAPSRDEVIFTKNASESLNLVANMLGWADEPYRVDGDTEIVITEMEHHSNIVPWQLLSQRTGATLKWFGLTDDGRLDLSNIEQVITEKTKVVSFVLVSNILGTFNPVEAIVRRAQEVGALVVVDASQAAPHMPLDVQSLQADFVAFTGHKMCGPDGIGVLWGRQELLEDLPPFLGGGEMIETVSMHSSTYAPAPHKFEAGTPPIAQAVGLGAAVDYLTSIGMDRIAEHEHAITAYALERLREVPDLRIIGPATAEDRGAAVSFTLGDIHPHDVGQVLDELGIAVRVGHHCARPVCLRYGIPATTRASFYLYSTPAEVDALVAGLEHVRNFFR, from the coding sequence ATGACCCAGCTGCCGGGCCTCCTCGACACCGAGGCGATTCGCAAGGATTTCCCGATCCTGGACCGCGTGATCCACGACGGGAAGAAGCTCGTGTACCTGGACAACGCGGCGACCTCGCAGAAGCCGCGCCAGGTGCTCGATGTGCTGAACGAGCACTACGAGCGGCACAACGCCAACGTTCACCGCGGCGTGCACGTGCTCGCCGAGGAGGCCACGGCGCTGTACGAGGGAGCCCGCGACAAGATCGCCGCCTTCGTCAACGCTCCCAGCCGCGACGAGGTGATCTTTACCAAGAACGCCTCGGAGTCGCTGAACCTCGTGGCCAACATGCTCGGCTGGGCCGACGAGCCCTACCGGGTGGACGGTGACACCGAGATCGTCATCACCGAGATGGAGCACCACTCCAACATCGTGCCCTGGCAGCTGCTGTCGCAGCGCACCGGCGCGACGCTGAAGTGGTTCGGTCTCACCGACGACGGCCGGCTGGACCTGTCGAACATCGAGCAGGTCATCACGGAGAAGACCAAGGTCGTCTCCTTCGTGCTGGTCTCCAACATCCTGGGCACCTTCAACCCGGTCGAGGCGATCGTGCGCCGCGCCCAGGAGGTCGGCGCCCTGGTGGTGGTGGACGCCTCGCAGGCGGCCCCGCACATGCCGCTGGACGTCCAGTCCCTCCAGGCCGACTTCGTGGCGTTCACCGGCCACAAGATGTGCGGCCCGGACGGCATCGGCGTGCTGTGGGGGCGGCAGGAGCTGCTGGAGGACCTGCCGCCGTTCCTCGGCGGCGGCGAGATGATCGAGACCGTCTCGATGCACTCCTCCACCTACGCGCCCGCCCCGCACAAGTTCGAGGCCGGTACCCCGCCGATCGCGCAGGCCGTGGGCCTGGGCGCGGCGGTGGACTACCTCACCTCGATCGGCATGGACCGGATCGCCGAGCACGAGCACGCGATAACCGCCTACGCGCTGGAGCGGCTGCGGGAGGTCCCGGACCTGCGGATCATCGGCCCCGCCACGGCCGAGGACCGGGGCGCCGCGGTCTCCTTCACCCTGGGCGACATCCATCCGCACGACGTCGGCCAGGTCCTGGACGAACTGGGCATCGCGGTGCGGGTCGGCCACCACTGCGCCCGGCCGGTCTGCCTGCGGTACGGAATTCCCGCCACCACGCGAGCGTCTTTCTATCTGTACTCCACGCCGGCCGAGGTCGATGCCCTGGTCGCCGGGCTGGAGCACGTTCGCAACTTCTTCCGGTAG